From Anaerohalosphaera lusitana, one genomic window encodes:
- a CDS encoding ROK family transcriptional regulator: MNATPIDSRWAGRRNEKLILKILKEQGAMSQTQLCRKLGLGSSTASYIIARLRDKGLLTEKQGVSNRRGPKPTILSINNRGRFILGVEINPSFLLIGAFDFNGDMIEKKKISLGDDHSPERVVSILAENLQNLLQAQSIEEDLILGIGVSLSGSVTSQGRVQMSSTLGWEDVPLKDMISDKLAPPVTVFGTAVRVLAEIGLDPELASASVLYLNVADGVGSTLWMDDRLISGATGKFGELGHIVVDPDGPQCGCGQQGCLEAMISGPAIADRIKKELPDHPQSTLSDRIPPEMKTPELIVEQWASALADGDEYAASIRDFIAETLARIAAVAINLYDPDTIILAGYVASACPDQIADAIKNRMPTDVYDDKVRDISIRTAKSGDESLIRGSAIAILHEALKT; the protein is encoded by the coding sequence ATGAACGCTACTCCAATTGACTCCCGCTGGGCAGGCAGAAGAAACGAAAAACTCATACTCAAGATCCTCAAAGAGCAGGGCGCCATGTCCCAGACCCAGCTCTGCCGCAAGCTCGGCCTTGGCAGCTCAACCGCCAGTTACATTATCGCACGTCTCAGGGATAAGGGTCTGCTCACCGAAAAGCAGGGCGTCAGCAATCGCCGCGGCCCCAAACCCACCATCCTCAGCATCAACAACAGGGGCCGTTTCATTCTCGGCGTCGAGATAAACCCCAGCTTTCTACTTATAGGAGCTTTTGACTTCAACGGCGACATGATCGAGAAGAAAAAGATTTCTCTCGGCGATGATCATTCACCCGAAAGGGTGGTCAGCATTCTCGCTGAAAACCTCCAGAACCTCCTCCAGGCTCAGTCCATAGAAGAGGACCTGATCCTCGGAATCGGCGTATCCCTCAGCGGCTCGGTCACCTCGCAGGGGCGCGTTCAGATGTCATCCACCCTTGGCTGGGAAGACGTACCTTTAAAAGATATGATCAGCGATAAGCTCGCTCCGCCTGTGACCGTCTTCGGAACAGCCGTCCGAGTTCTCGCGGAGATCGGCCTCGATCCCGAATTGGCATCCGCTTCCGTTCTTTACCTCAACGTCGCCGACGGTGTGGGCTCGACGCTCTGGATGGACGACCGCCTTATCTCAGGCGCCACCGGCAAGTTCGGTGAGCTCGGCCATATCGTAGTGGATCCCGACGGACCACAGTGCGGCTGCGGCCAGCAGGGCTGTCTCGAGGCAATGATCTCCGGTCCCGCAATTGCCGACCGTATCAAAAAGGAACTGCCCGACCATCCCCAGAGCACACTCAGCGATCGCATACCTCCCGAAATGAAAACCCCCGAGCTCATCGTTGAGCAATGGGCGTCAGCCCTCGCAGACGGTGACGAGTACGCCGCCTCGATAAGGGATTTCATCGCCGAAACACTCGCACGCATCGCTGCCGTCGCGATAAACCTCTACGATCCTGACACCATCATCCTTGCAGGCTATGTTGCGTCAGCCTGCCCGGACCAGATAGCAGATGCGATCAAAAACCGTATGCCCACCGACGTATACGACGACAAGGTACGCGACATTTCCATCAGAACCGCAAAGTCGGGCGACGAATCACTCATCCGCGGCTCCGCAATAGCCATCCTCCACGAAGCCCTCAAAACCTGA
- the fusA gene encoding elongation factor G, producing the protein MAKIQDIRNIVFVGHGGAGKTTLVEAILNKTDMTNRLGTVEEKNTVSDFDEEEKERGNSIQSAITFAEHEGVHYNIIDTPGYPEFIGPALQSIPAAEAAVVVVSAAAGIEVNTRKLFRAAENMGKPRIIVINKMDSDTADLSELVGAIQETFGTQCKCANLPNAGGDGVIDCISNDSGDSPVMSVADANTEFFESVIEADDELMEAYLGGETVSPEKIAEVMVKATMEGTIIPIVFTNAKDVVGVDELINLIKTCVPSPDNAGPAKLIEGEEEKDVAVDPSGPFAGQVFRVAFDPRSNMKYASVRVFSGKIDSNTQLYINDNKKPVRPGHPLVMQGAETHETEAISAGEIGTLPKIDELKVGDLVHEGDFAGTFKMPKFPKPMFSLALEPASRGDEAKISAALDKLTDEDVCFTVGMDPQTKERVISGLGDLHLRVMLSKMENRYKVGVNTKQPKIPYKETITAKGDGHYRHKKQTGGAGQFGEVYLRVEPGVRDQDPPMEYSWDIFGGSIPGQFEPAIVKGVNEVMENGPVAGFPMQDIKVSIYDGKHHPVDSKEVAFKAAGKGAFIDAVKKARPVLLEPIVDMEVTVPSENMGDITGDLSSRRGRVQGQEVIPGGMMIIRAQVPLSEVTQYNSQLKSVTGGQGSYSMELSHYEPTPPNVQQQVIAQYQAEQEEEESK; encoded by the coding sequence GTGGCTAAAATTCAGGACATTCGGAACATCGTATTCGTCGGCCATGGCGGCGCGGGGAAGACGACATTAGTTGAGGCGATACTTAACAAGACAGACATGACCAATCGTCTCGGCACAGTTGAAGAGAAGAATACGGTCAGCGATTTCGATGAGGAAGAAAAGGAACGCGGTAATTCTATTCAGTCCGCGATAACCTTTGCCGAGCATGAGGGCGTTCATTACAACATAATAGATACACCGGGTTATCCTGAATTCATCGGGCCGGCGCTTCAGTCGATACCGGCTGCAGAAGCGGCAGTAGTCGTCGTCAGCGCAGCGGCGGGCATCGAGGTGAATACCCGTAAGCTGTTCCGTGCGGCTGAGAATATGGGCAAGCCACGGATAATCGTCATAAACAAGATGGATTCTGATACGGCTGATCTTTCAGAGCTTGTGGGCGCTATCCAGGAGACATTCGGAACGCAATGTAAATGTGCGAATCTGCCGAACGCAGGCGGCGACGGCGTGATCGACTGTATCAGCAACGACAGCGGCGATTCGCCGGTTATGTCTGTTGCGGACGCAAACACGGAATTTTTCGAAAGCGTGATCGAGGCAGACGACGAGCTTATGGAAGCGTATCTGGGCGGTGAGACCGTTTCACCTGAGAAGATCGCGGAAGTAATGGTCAAGGCGACGATGGAAGGCACGATCATACCGATCGTATTTACCAACGCCAAAGATGTGGTCGGCGTAGACGAACTGATCAACCTGATCAAGACGTGCGTACCTTCACCGGACAACGCAGGGCCTGCAAAGCTCATCGAAGGCGAAGAGGAAAAAGACGTAGCAGTCGATCCGAGCGGTCCGTTTGCCGGCCAGGTATTCAGAGTCGCGTTCGATCCGCGTTCGAACATGAAATACGCTTCGGTTCGCGTATTCAGCGGCAAGATCGACAGCAATACACAGCTTTATATCAACGACAACAAAAAACCGGTAAGACCCGGCCATCCGCTCGTAATGCAGGGTGCGGAGACACATGAGACGGAAGCGATCTCAGCAGGTGAGATCGGTACGCTGCCGAAGATCGACGAGCTGAAGGTCGGCGATCTGGTTCACGAAGGCGATTTTGCAGGCACGTTCAAGATGCCCAAGTTCCCCAAGCCTATGTTCTCACTTGCCCTGGAGCCTGCATCACGCGGCGACGAGGCGAAGATCTCGGCGGCTCTCGATAAGCTGACCGATGAGGACGTTTGCTTTACTGTCGGCATGGACCCGCAGACGAAGGAAAGAGTTATCAGCGGTCTTGGCGATCTGCACCTGCGTGTTATGCTTTCAAAGATGGAAAACCGCTACAAGGTTGGCGTGAACACCAAGCAGCCCAAGATACCTTATAAGGAGACCATCACCGCGAAGGGTGACGGCCATTACCGACATAAGAAGCAGACAGGTGGTGCGGGTCAGTTCGGTGAAGTATATCTGCGGGTCGAGCCTGGTGTACGCGATCAGGATCCGCCAATGGAATACAGTTGGGATATCTTCGGCGGTTCGATCCCTGGTCAGTTCGAACCTGCGATCGTCAAGGGTGTCAATGAAGTAATGGAAAATGGTCCTGTGGCGGGCTTCCCGATGCAGGACATTAAGGTTTCGATCTATGACGGTAAGCATCACCCGGTAGACAGTAAGGAAGTTGCGTTCAAGGCAGCGGGTAAGGGTGCATTCATCGACGCAGTGAAAAAGGCAAGGCCCGTGCTGCTAGAGCCGATCGTGGATATGGAGGTAACCGTTCCTTCAGAGAACATGGGTGATATTACCGGCGACCTTTCTTCACGCCGCGGCCGCGTTCAGGGACAGGAAGTTATCCCGGGCGGTATGATGATCATCAGGGCACAGGTTCCGCTGTCCGAGGTTACGCAGTATAACAGTCAGCTCAAGAGTGTGACTGGCGGTCAGGGCAGCTATTCAATGGAGCTGAGCCATTATGAGCCCACGCCTCCGAACGTTCAGCAGCAGGTGATCGCACAGTATCAGGCTGAGCAGGAAGAAGAGGAAAGCAAGTAA
- the glgP gene encoding alpha-glucan family phosphorylase has protein sequence MQKVRTFTVTPSLPEPLKGLKDIAMNLFWTWNPEFAELFRRIDYNLWKQSGHNPVKMLGTVSQARLEDLANNEGFVYQLQQAEEKMQTSLEAPTWFDNLYSKGSKPLIAYFSAEFGIHESMPIYSGGLGILAGDHLKSASDLGIPLVGVGLMYQKGYFRQYLNTDGWQQEMYSENDFHNMPIELIRKKDDKPLTVTIPFPSRNVLAQIWKAKVGRVSLYLLDTNLPQNEQQDRHITQTLYGGDRETRISQELVLGIGGLKALFAMGIEPTVCHMNEGHAAFMALERVRILRSEKDMSFDEASEAAKSSNMFTVHTPVAAGNDEFPPDMVDKYLSGYYSKLGIDRETFLALGRIDPADKNEPFKMPVLAIKMSSSRNGVSQLHGEVSRKIWWNLWPELPVDEVPIDSVTNGIHAKTWISGELTQLYERYLGSKWSDEAVDKSIWHNVDQIPDEELWRIHQRGKERLVAFARQRLKRQLQRRGAYHTELGWAEEVLDPEALTIGFARRFATYKRGSLLLRDKDRLIKLLSSTDKPVQFIFAGKAHPKDHEGKELIRQIVHFTKQHDVRRRFVFLEDYDMDTARYLVQGVDVWLNNPRRPMEASGTSGMKAALNGVLNMSTLDGWWCEGYTPEGGWIIGSGEEYDDLEYQDQVESQAILNLLENEIVPLFYARSSDRLPRRWIRRMKNTVRWCAPRFNTSRMVAEYTRKHYNPAAARWDYLTASGMSRIKSLAAWKKQVRQAWPELAIQDVDVKVEEDTSLGDLTAKQPQLRVGSQVKVAAKVKLGKLKPDDVAVEIYHGKVDSEGNIQDGAVARMAYQGNGEAQEYADFAGTIPCRASGQHGFALRVLPKHPDLAEQYEPGMILWESAS, from the coding sequence ATGCAGAAGGTAAGGACCTTCACCGTTACTCCATCTCTGCCGGAACCTTTAAAAGGCCTCAAGGATATTGCCATGAATCTCTTCTGGACCTGGAATCCAGAGTTCGCGGAGCTTTTCAGGCGTATCGACTACAATCTCTGGAAGCAGTCGGGCCACAATCCGGTAAAGATGCTGGGTACGGTTTCTCAGGCCAGGCTTGAAGATCTGGCGAACAATGAAGGCTTCGTCTATCAGCTCCAGCAGGCCGAAGAAAAGATGCAGACCTCTCTTGAGGCGCCCACCTGGTTTGACAACCTGTATTCCAAGGGTTCCAAGCCTCTTATCGCATATTTTTCAGCCGAATTCGGCATTCATGAATCTATGCCCATATATTCCGGCGGACTCGGCATTCTCGCCGGCGACCACCTCAAAAGCGCATCCGACCTCGGTATTCCGCTGGTAGGTGTGGGCCTGATGTACCAGAAGGGCTATTTCCGCCAGTACCTCAACACCGACGGCTGGCAGCAGGAAATGTACAGCGAGAATGATTTCCACAACATGCCGATCGAACTGATCCGTAAAAAGGATGACAAGCCACTGACCGTCACGATACCTTTCCCAAGCCGCAACGTCCTTGCGCAGATCTGGAAGGCCAAGGTCGGGCGAGTCAGTCTTTATCTGCTCGATACAAATCTGCCGCAGAACGAACAGCAGGATCGCCACATCACCCAGACACTATATGGCGGTGATCGTGAGACACGCATCAGCCAGGAACTAGTCCTAGGTATCGGTGGCCTCAAGGCCTTGTTTGCAATGGGTATCGAACCTACCGTCTGTCATATGAACGAAGGACACGCTGCGTTCATGGCACTCGAACGCGTCAGGATCCTCCGAAGTGAAAAAGATATGAGCTTCGACGAAGCCTCCGAAGCCGCAAAGTCCAGCAACATGTTCACCGTTCACACACCTGTCGCAGCCGGTAATGACGAGTTCCCGCCCGATATGGTTGACAAATATCTCAGCGGCTATTACTCGAAACTGGGCATCGACCGTGAGACTTTCCTCGCACTCGGCCGCATCGATCCCGCCGACAAGAACGAACCGTTTAAGATGCCCGTGCTTGCAATAAAGATGAGCTCTTCGCGTAACGGCGTAAGTCAGCTCCACGGCGAAGTATCCCGCAAGATATGGTGGAATCTCTGGCCCGAGCTGCCCGTTGATGAGGTGCCCATTGACTCTGTAACAAACGGTATCCATGCCAAGACATGGATCAGCGGCGAGCTCACCCAGCTATACGAACGCTATCTCGGTTCGAAATGGTCCGACGAAGCGGTTGACAAATCCATCTGGCACAATGTTGATCAGATCCCGGACGAAGAACTCTGGCGAATACACCAGCGAGGCAAGGAAAGACTCGTCGCCTTCGCTCGTCAGCGTCTAAAGAGACAGCTCCAGCGCCGCGGCGCATACCACACAGAACTCGGTTGGGCCGAAGAAGTACTCGACCCCGAAGCGCTTACCATCGGTTTCGCCCGGAGGTTCGCAACATACAAACGCGGCAGCCTGCTGCTTCGTGATAAGGACAGACTCATCAAACTGCTTTCCAGTACCGATAAGCCGGTTCAGTTCATCTTTGCTGGAAAGGCTCATCCCAAGGATCACGAAGGCAAGGAACTTATCCGCCAGATCGTACACTTCACCAAGCAGCACGATGTACGCAGAAGGTTCGTCTTCCTCGAAGATTACGATATGGACACAGCACGCTATCTTGTCCAGGGTGTGGATGTATGGCTCAACAACCCCAGACGCCCAATGGAAGCCAGCGGTACCAGCGGCATGAAGGCTGCTCTTAACGGCGTGCTGAACATGAGTACACTTGACGGCTGGTGGTGCGAAGGCTACACCCCTGAAGGCGGCTGGATAATCGGTTCAGGCGAAGAATATGACGATCTCGAGTACCAGGACCAGGTCGAATCTCAGGCGATCCTGAACCTGCTCGAAAACGAGATCGTGCCGCTGTTCTATGCACGTTCCAGCGATCGCCTGCCGCGCCGCTGGATCAGACGCATGAAAAACACCGTTCGCTGGTGTGCACCCAGATTCAACACAAGCCGAATGGTAGCAGAATACACTCGCAAACATTATAACCCTGCCGCAGCACGCTGGGATTATCTCACAGCCTCGGGCATGTCCAGGATCAAGTCACTGGCGGCATGGAAAAAACAGGTACGACAGGCCTGGCCCGAACTGGCTATTCAGGATGTCGACGTGAAAGTGGAAGAAGACACTTCGCTCGGCGACCTGACGGCCAAACAGCCGCAGCTCAGAGTTGGATCTCAGGTCAAGGTAGCTGCAAAAGTCAAACTTGGCAAGCTCAAGCCTGATGATGTGGCTGTGGAGATATACCACGGCAAGGTCGACTCGGAAGGTAACATTCAGGACGGAGCTGTTGCTCGCATGGCATACCAGGGTAACGGCGAGGCTCAGGAATATGCCGATTTTGCCGGCACTATCCCATGCCGAGCTTCAGGTCAGCACGGCTTCGCACTTCGCGTCCTGCCCAAACACCCTGACCTCGCGGAACAATATGAACCGGGAATGATCCTTTGGGAATCAGCAAGCTGA
- a CDS encoding PTS sugar transporter subunit IIA, whose translation MILTQILQPTCIKAPLEATDKESAITELVDVLSENGLIQNRDAVLEAVLMREETRSTGIGSGIAIPHGKCNGVSELVMSIGIAKEGIDFDSIDGKPATVVCLLASPVDRTGPHIQALARISRLMLDEEFKSRLESSDTPEEVYELICSKENEA comes from the coding sequence ATGATCTTAACACAAATACTCCAGCCAACGTGTATAAAAGCGCCGCTAGAGGCAACAGATAAAGAATCCGCAATTACCGAACTCGTAGATGTCCTCTCTGAGAACGGTCTGATCCAGAATCGCGATGCAGTACTTGAAGCGGTTCTGATGCGTGAAGAAACCCGCAGTACAGGTATCGGTTCGGGCATTGCTATTCCTCACGGCAAGTGCAACGGTGTCAGCGAGCTGGTGATGTCGATTGGCATCGCGAAGGAAGGCATTGACTTTGACAGCATAGATGGGAAACCCGCTACGGTTGTTTGCCTGCTGGCCTCGCCTGTAGACAGAACGGGCCCTCATATTCAGGCGTTGGCAAGAATAAGCCGACTAATGCTCGATGAAGAGTTCAAAAGCAGGCTTGAGAGTTCTGACACGCCAGAAGAGGTTTACGAGCTTATCTGTTCCAAAGAGAACGAAGCTTAG
- a CDS encoding cobalamin B12-binding domain-containing protein, producing MLKPNTLERYLDALLKGDRNLCRRVIEETLQSGVPANQVYMDVIWPIMVEIDNLYRRDVINSAQESFATRINRTLVDQLQNKLPRREAQQKKLVICCESTEQGELGGQMIADLFESNGWEVRFLGGCVKDDDVISFIQGYRPDILLMYGVDAKRAPHTRKLIDHIREVNAWPNMRIMLSGGIFDRAEGLWEEIGADLYASNPAEAVQIAGADESEIKQPERIINRRKHSTNDTKTAQKTAKASA from the coding sequence ATGTTGAAGCCCAATACCCTGGAACGTTATCTCGACGCACTTCTAAAAGGCGACCGGAATCTATGCCGCAGAGTAATTGAAGAGACTCTGCAGAGCGGTGTTCCCGCGAATCAGGTCTACATGGATGTGATCTGGCCCATAATGGTCGAAATAGATAACCTCTACCGCAGAGATGTTATCAATTCGGCACAGGAGTCTTTTGCAACACGGATCAACAGGACGCTTGTTGATCAGTTGCAGAACAAACTGCCGCGTCGCGAGGCCCAGCAAAAAAAGCTGGTGATCTGCTGTGAATCGACGGAACAGGGTGAACTGGGCGGACAGATGATAGCTGATCTGTTTGAGAGCAACGGCTGGGAAGTACGTTTTCTGGGCGGATGCGTCAAGGATGACGACGTTATTTCCTTTATACAGGGGTACAGACCCGACATTCTGCTGATGTACGGTGTTGACGCAAAACGAGCTCCGCACACGCGTAAGCTGATCGATCATATCAGGGAAGTCAACGCGTGGCCGAACATGAGGATAATGCTCTCAGGCGGCATTTTTGACCGTGCAGAGGGGCTTTGGGAAGAGATCGGCGCGGATCTTTACGCATCAAACCCCGCTGAGGCTGTCCAGATTGCAGGAGCTGACGAGTCCGAAATAAAACAGCCAGAACGCATCATAAACCGAAGAAAACATAGCACAAACGACACAAAGACTGCACAAAAGACCGCAAAAGCGAGTGCATAA
- a CDS encoding MlaE family ABC transporter permease yields MLEALGAATINWIQHLGRFARFLGRTTSTSAVSITQPKTWPLVTNQMYTIGVRSVPVVMITGAFVGMILAIQAYDQLAGMKLEERLGQLLNISVVKELGPVLAAVMLAGRVGGALTAELGTMNVTEQIAAVRSMGTDPVKYLVAPRVLACLLLTPFLIIYADLLGILGGYFVSVIQLKINSGAYWNYSAQGVQMWDIATGITKGFFFGAAISAISCYKGFHCRQGAQGVGQACTEAFVGSFIAILAINFVFAVIAKAIYNTFWPMPSLF; encoded by the coding sequence ATGCTTGAGGCGTTAGGCGCGGCCACAATAAATTGGATACAGCACCTCGGGCGTTTTGCGCGATTTCTTGGCAGAACGACCAGCACCTCCGCTGTAAGCATAACTCAGCCTAAGACCTGGCCGCTGGTGACCAACCAGATGTACACCATAGGCGTCCGCTCCGTACCGGTAGTTATGATAACCGGCGCGTTTGTCGGTATGATCCTCGCGATCCAGGCTTATGACCAGCTTGCCGGTATGAAGCTCGAAGAACGTCTCGGCCAGTTGCTCAACATTTCCGTGGTCAAGGAGCTTGGACCCGTGCTCGCAGCAGTTATGCTGGCAGGGCGGGTAGGGGGTGCACTTACTGCTGAGCTCGGAACCATGAACGTGACTGAACAGATCGCCGCTGTCCGCAGCATGGGGACGGACCCGGTCAAGTACCTGGTCGCACCGCGTGTACTGGCATGTCTGCTTCTGACTCCGTTCCTTATCATATATGCCGACCTGCTCGGTATCCTCGGCGGTTATTTCGTCAGCGTCATTCAGCTCAAGATCAACAGCGGTGCATACTGGAACTATTCGGCTCAGGGCGTGCAGATGTGGGACATCGCGACCGGTATCACCAAGGGCTTTTTCTTCGGTGCGGCCATCTCAGCGATAAGCTGCTACAAGGGTTTTCACTGCAGGCAGGGGGCTCAGGGCGTAGGTCAGGCCTGCACCGAGGCATTCGTGGGCAGCTTCATCGCCATCCTCGCGATAAATTTCGTCTTCGCGGTTATCGCAAAGGCCATTTACAACACCTTCTGGCCAATGCCTTCGCTTTTCTAA
- a CDS encoding ABC transporter ATP-binding protein, which produces MKFDNSKIDGIIRIEKLIKKFDSRVVLDGISLSCEEGKTTVIIGPSGCGKTVLMKHMIALERPTEGQVYFKEQRIDEMHEKKLARLRLNFGFLFQGGALFDSLNVYENIIFPLRQHTKIKDWDAVDELVKQKLALVGMDGYQNHMPANLSGGQQKRVALARAIALNPQVILYDEPTTGLDPIRSDIINELILKLQQELTVTSVVVTHDMNSAYKIADRIIMLHNGKIVADGDAEHIRNHPNDIVQQFINGRVGEAELAALRHGGTKFTTQFKPEDFK; this is translated from the coding sequence GTGAAATTCGACAACTCAAAAATCGACGGAATCATACGCATAGAAAAGCTCATCAAGAAGTTCGACTCCCGTGTCGTGCTTGACGGCATTTCCCTGTCCTGCGAAGAAGGCAAAACCACCGTCATCATAGGCCCCAGCGGCTGCGGCAAGACCGTCCTCATGAAACACATGATCGCCCTGGAGCGCCCAACGGAAGGGCAGGTCTACTTCAAGGAACAGCGAATTGACGAAATGCACGAAAAGAAACTGGCAAGACTCAGGCTCAATTTCGGTTTCCTCTTTCAGGGCGGCGCGCTTTTCGACAGCCTAAACGTCTACGAAAACATCATCTTTCCGCTCCGCCAGCACACAAAGATAAAGGACTGGGACGCCGTCGACGAACTCGTAAAGCAAAAACTCGCTCTTGTCGGAATGGACGGCTACCAGAACCATATGCCAGCAAACCTATCCGGCGGCCAGCAGAAGCGCGTCGCGCTCGCCCGCGCCATCGCACTCAATCCCCAGGTCATCCTCTACGATGAACCAACCACGGGTCTGGACCCGATACGCTCCGACATCATCAATGAATTGATCCTCAAGCTACAACAGGAGCTGACGGTCACCTCCGTCGTCGTCACCCACGATATGAACAGCGCGTACAAGATCGCCGACCGCATTATAATGCTGCACAACGGCAAGATCGTCGCTGACGGCGACGCCGAACACATCAGAAATCACCCGAACGACATCGTCCAGCAGTTCATCAACGGCAGAGTGGGCGAAGCCGAGCTTGCGGCACTGCGACACGGCGGAACAAAATTCACCACCCAGTTCAAACCCGAGGATTTCAAGTAA
- the amrS gene encoding AmmeMemoRadiSam system radical SAM enzyme, with amino-acid sequence MTTSKEQLKRAVLWQPESDNKARCYLCNFRCLIPEGKYGHCAVRQNVNGTLRSLNYDSVCAANPDPIEKKPLFHFQPGTRSFSIACPGCNFQCTFCQNWQISQMALKYHQLEGEPIPPEKIVAAAQRSSCCSIAYTYTEPTIFMELCEETGKLAKQQGLTNVFVSNGYMTKEAVDFSAEWLDGINIDLKAFSDKYYKDLCNARLQPVLETIKYIAKETDIWVELTTLIVPDQNDSDDELKALAEFIANEAGPEVPWHISRFFPAYEMDGGSATPPETLERAMEIGKQAGLKYIYVGNLPGSNAESTFCPSCGEKVIDRISYIIRRNNIKHGACPSCSEKIPGFELG; translated from the coding sequence ATGACAACGTCGAAGGAACAGCTCAAACGCGCGGTGCTCTGGCAGCCCGAATCAGACAACAAGGCCCGCTGTTATCTCTGCAATTTCCGCTGTCTTATCCCGGAGGGCAAGTACGGCCACTGTGCGGTGCGTCAGAATGTCAACGGCACGCTTCGGTCGCTAAATTATGACAGCGTGTGCGCCGCCAACCCGGACCCCATCGAAAAAAAGCCGCTCTTCCATTTTCAGCCCGGCACCCGCAGTTTTTCCATCGCATGTCCCGGCTGCAATTTCCAGTGCACCTTCTGTCAGAACTGGCAGATAAGCCAGATGGCGTTGAAATACCACCAGCTTGAAGGCGAACCCATACCGCCCGAAAAGATCGTTGCTGCCGCCCAGCGGTCGAGCTGCTGCAGCATCGCATACACCTACACCGAGCCGACTATATTCATGGAGCTGTGCGAAGAAACCGGCAAACTCGCCAAGCAGCAGGGGCTCACGAATGTCTTTGTAAGCAACGGCTATATGACCAAAGAAGCGGTCGATTTCTCGGCCGAGTGGCTTGACGGGATCAATATAGACCTCAAGGCATTCAGCGACAAGTATTACAAAGACCTGTGCAATGCACGCCTCCAGCCTGTGCTGGAGACGATCAAGTACATCGCCAAAGAAACCGACATCTGGGTGGAACTTACCACTCTGATAGTACCCGACCAGAACGATTCGGACGACGAGCTCAAGGCACTTGCTGAATTCATCGCTAACGAAGCGGGCCCGGAAGTGCCCTGGCACATAAGCCGTTTCTTTCCCGCATACGAAATGGACGGCGGCTCTGCGACCCCGCCCGAAACACTCGAACGCGCGATGGAAATAGGCAAACAGGCAGGGCTCAAATATATCTATGTCGGCAATCTGCCCGGCTCAAACGCCGAAAGCACGTTCTGCCCGTCCTGCGGCGAAAAAGTGATCGACCGCATTTCCTACATTATCCGCCGCAACAACATAAAACACGGCGCATGCCCATCCTGCAGCGAGAAGATACCCGGCTTCGAACTGGGCTGA
- a CDS encoding DUF134 domain-containing protein, which yields MPRPVRCRRVGMTPKCTYFKPQGVRLSALEVVGLTVDELEAVRLADLEGHYQQCAAEKMGVSRQTFGRIIESAHKKIAEALVNGKALSIEGGVVNLPEEARGRGQGRGRRRRGGGPGRGRCGQ from the coding sequence ATGCCAAGGCCGGTAAGATGCAGACGCGTGGGGATGACCCCTAAATGCACGTACTTCAAACCTCAGGGGGTGCGTCTGTCGGCTTTGGAGGTTGTAGGCCTGACGGTAGACGAGCTTGAGGCGGTCAGGCTTGCGGATCTGGAGGGGCATTATCAGCAGTGCGCAGCCGAGAAGATGGGCGTTTCGCGACAAACTTTTGGACGCATAATTGAATCTGCGCACAAGAAGATCGCCGAAGCACTCGTGAACGGCAAAGCGCTCAGTATCGAAGGCGGCGTGGTGAACCTGCCCGAGGAAGCACGTGGACGTGGCCAGGGCCGGGGTAGAAGACGGCGAGGCGGTGGTCCCGGACGCGGCCGTTGCGGTCAATAG
- a CDS encoding NifB/NifX family molybdenum-iron cluster-binding protein encodes MRIAVPVSENVLSPHFGHCQEFALFCADENKKITAEERLAPPKHEPGILPQWLGGLSVNTVIAGGMGTRAQQLFTANNIDVVVGAPSQEPREVVEAYLAGQLQCGDNVCDH; translated from the coding sequence ATGAGAATAGCAGTACCAGTGAGTGAAAATGTTTTGAGTCCGCATTTCGGACATTGCCAGGAGTTCGCGCTATTCTGCGCGGATGAGAACAAGAAGATAACCGCTGAAGAACGGCTTGCTCCACCCAAACACGAGCCCGGCATACTGCCGCAGTGGCTTGGCGGGCTCAGCGTCAATACCGTTATCGCTGGCGGAATGGGAACGCGGGCCCAACAGTTGTTCACAGCCAATAATATCGACGTGGTCGTGGGCGCGCCGTCGCAGGAGCCCAGAGAGGTCGTGGAAGCGTATCTCGCCGGTCAATTGCAGTGCGGCGACAATGTCTGCGACCACTAG